cctctctgctgacgtcgcccattacgtaaggacatgccgagactgtcagcgacgcaaaacaccgccgacaaggccagccgggcttctacagccaatcgagccacctcgccgaccgttccagcagatcgggatggacttactggggccttttccgacgtcgacgtccgggaataaatggatcatcgtagctacggactacctcacccgctacgccgaaacaaaagccttgcccaaaggcagtgccgacgaggtagcccgattcttcgttgagaacatcctcctgcgtcacggtgccccggaagtcctcatcaccgacagaggtacggccttcacggctgaactaactcaagccatcctgcgatacagccagacaatccatcgccgcaccaccgcctaccacccgcagacgaatggcctcaccgagcgcccaaataagaccatcgccgacatgctggcaatgtacgtcgacgtcgaacacaagacgtgggatgccatccttccgtacgtgaccttcgcatataacacggccgtgcaagaaacgacgcacatggcgccgttcaacctggtctacggaaggaacccggcaacgacgcttgacgtcatgctaccagacgtcgctgacgaagaaaatctcgacgttgccacctatttgcagcgtgccgaagaaggtcgacagctcgcccgcctgcgcatcaagaaccagcagagaaccgacagccgacactacaatcttcgacgacgctacgtcgagtaccagcgcggagaccgtgtttgggtctggactccgatacgccgacgaggacttagcgagaaactattacgtcgctatttcggaccatataagatcatccgacgtattggtgcactggactatgaggtcgtgccagacggcatttcgtaatcacagcggcgccgtgcacgacccgaagtcatccatgtggtgcgtcttaagcctttctacgcccgctgacgaacttaggtactttgttactttattttttttcttctttattacgcgtggttttgtttacgctttcacatttgtttgtagcatcgggacgatgctttttaaggggagggtattgacacgtatacatgtttatctttcaccggtggccgctttccaccggctaacaaatgttaaacgttatcgctcggcgcaggacgcgcctgtatcggaagtttctagaacgttatcgatgcttctttccattgcctgttttcaccgacgcttctgttatctgattgcatgactgaggcgaattgtctagaactttctggaagacacgcgggcatcagggattaatctagaaccttcgatgactcaggtataaaagccgacgcgcttcgccgctgatcagattttcgacgatcgccgactgtgttcgccgctatcgttgtgctttgagtgtaccttgattttgtgggcacaggttcgcccaataaacaaccagtttcgtcgtacacagttttacgactgttttcttcagcgtcactactacgtgacaatagttTGCAGTGAACCTAAAATTGAGGCCAGGCCACGTATTCTGTAACGAAATGGTtacgacttcttcttcttctttcttgggttttacgtgccgaaaccagttctgattatgaggcacgccgtagtggagggcttcggaataattttgaacacctggggttctttaacgtgcactacaacgcaagcacacgggcgtttttgcaattcgcccccatcgaaatgcggccgccgcggccgggattcgatcccacgacctcgtgctcagcagcgcaacgccttagctgactcagcCATTCCGGCGGGTGAATTGGTTTCCGAAGCATTCGCTTCGCGAGCACGCGACTGGTCACCACCTGGATGACGCCATGGTGACGGGGCATGCCTGCATATTATGTTGACGTCACGCACATTGTAATCATTTGAAAACCTAATCCGCCGTCTGCTAGAAAATGAACAAGAGCGAACTGGTTCAGTTCGTGTGCAGAGCCTATATGCCTACCGTGTGCACAGGCGAGGTCGATGTTCAGAGCAAAATGGCGGCGATGGTGATTCCTGAGGTAGCTGTGTAGTGCTTTTATCGAGCCTCCGTGAGACAACGACGACCTCAACATCGACAAGGCACGTTTGAGATGGCAGACAAAGAATTCAGGAGGCAATTCAGGCTCTCTAGAGAGAAAATGCGCCGATTGTGCGAGGAGCTTGAGGGTGTTTTGGGGCGGCAACGCTATAGTGCCTTAGATACTGTGGTTGGCTAGTTCGTAGTCGAAATGTTCGCCTAGAAAATCTCAATGCGCATAAACCCTTCCTCAGAACaattgccactttgacagtatctatctatctttctatctatctcatctatctatctatctatatatatatatatatatatatatatatatatatatatatatatatatatatacaaccgtctacgtcgtggtgctctcatggtcgttgtTTTTTGttgacttggtatgtaccaagATTGGCATCgtatgacaacagtgcatgacgaacacgacctgcgtgtcatgcaggtcatgaaacaaccgcctaaaaAGACAATGACCGATCGAAAAAAGATTATCATttaaaaaccaccgaaatggtttctgacatgggcactaagtgaaggaaacactaaagaataatggtagaaatcatagtcatgaccatgactcagcgaaaaaagaattacactcaaaaaccagcgGAATTGGttcagatgtggtactaagtgaaggaaaaggctaaaggctgatggtcgaagttatagtcatgagcatgactaaggctttcgtcttaaggtctcttaggcgtagctaaagggactcctcaggactcatgacatgaatgtcatgacatgcgtttcatgtaggttatgaaacagccgtctacgtcttggtgctcttattgttgtttccttaacttggtaggataacactgcttcgcataacatcgcaTAACACACTGCTTCGCaatacatcgattcccacagggcgtgggatctgccggtttttttatACTATATCTCTCTTTTTGTAACTTCGTTTCTGCCCACTTAACCCCACCCCGTTTCAACGTAGTAAACCGCATACACATAAGTGGTGAACCTCCATGCCTTTCATCTCGTTCTATCTCTGCAGGTTATGTCTCAAGTAGAACCAAAGCCTTCACACACGTGATCAAATGAAGTGTAACATTACTTAAAACCTTATACCAGCAGTTTGTTTGTATGTTTTTATCATTTATTATTTATGCGTTGATATCTTTATTCCATGAAACCCAACCATGGACAAAGCCCAAAGAAACGTTATGCAGGAGGAAGTCCTGAACGCCTCGTTAAGACATAATCACGGGACAGATTTCCTGTAGTGCGTTAGTAGATGCAGTCTTTGACAGGGACCTTTTCGCTGTCCATTCTGCGCAGTGTTTGAAGCAGCTCTCGAAGTGCGGTGATCCTGTACTTTCCCAGCGTGTTCGCCGGAAGAGCGTCCGCAAAGTAGATTCCGCCGTGCAGGTGCTTGAAACTGGCCAACCTCCCTGCGTGAGGAAAAGGGCTGGTGCAGTATACAAACAAAATGAATGGCGGCATGAAATATTTCGCGCAACTAGGATAAGAACCAGAAAGAATGAAAACGAATATGAAGGAGCAAGGCGCTGGTAAACCATTTTACGTTGCCAAGTGCTTGTCCGATATTTGACTTCGTTGTCATTTTGCGAGGTCTCCTTCCATTCATTGGCTACCGGCGCGGAATCTTACCTATTGGCTGCAAACGCTTAACCTCGTCGTGATGGCGACACAAAACATATCCGCGCTTGAATAATTTAGCGCTACTGCGAAGAAACTGCGCTGCATCAAGAAACTAATGAGATACCCAACGAACTTGGAGAATGGTACACGGTATCCCCCATACGAAATAAGATGGATCCTACCCTGCATTCTGGGAGAAGAACGGCTAGGAcacaatacatagaaaaaatgacaaaatacatgaATACGGCAAGACTCACTGACGCCGCGCCTTATCAGACAGTTGCAAGGAAGGCGATGGCAGTGGTCGCAGACCGTAGAGGGAAAATTACAGCCTGCGCTTCAATAGATCGCGCTTCTACAACACCAGCAGAAGAGGTTGCAATTgcgctcgcaataaaagagggctggacgcgaaacgctcaattaacgataatcacagactcacagaaagcttgcagaaactaTCTAAGGGGCAAAGCTGGAGCACAGGCCctccgaatacttgtcgggacTGGATGGGACCTCATGGTTCAGTAcatccaaactgtgacctggccaCCGGGCACGAGGgcgtcaccgggaacctgcatgcggaTGAGGCGAGGCTCGAGGCTCGAGGCTCGTGCCGCCCCAGACTCTGCAATAGAGGACCCTACACCCCTAGacccttgctttgcaacaattctgaaatacttcagagaaaatagaaagatctatccacccccccccccccccacggtaaACTCAGCGCTGCagaggcaaccgtgttgcgaagattacagacgaacacctacataaatttgcacatactccacctgatctaccccacggccTACAGAGACATATggccgtggtgtggagcaacaccaacactctttcacatcacgtgggagtgtgcagaacacggagaagaacacaAACAAACGGCACGTGGATCGAATGgggggcgctgctgtctagcccggccctggaagatcagctacgactgatccaacgagctgagcggatggcccgtgctagtgggacCTTGGAATAGTAGCACCatcctgctggacaaacttcgtctttaaccccctaccgcctctgtggactggggtaggagcctgtccggtttctgattataataaagttttactactactactactgcgaaGACACCTAAATAAAGAGAAAATTGTCAGTAACTAGTTGGATGCTAATAGCGCATTTTGCGGGACAAACTGCTTGCGCTATATTTAACACCATTGTTGAGAGCCTCGTGCCTCCCCCAGCATCCACACCAGCTCTTGGAGTGTGCGAACTCAAGGCACAGGTACAAGTAAATGTACGCAATTGCCGCCGAATGCCCAAGGCTTCAGAAAAAATAGTTAAACATACAACAAGCAGTTCATCCCTCAGTGTTCCTTGCTTGTCGGCGTGATGTCGACATTATTTTCGGTATGGCGTACGCATTCGGCCAGAGCTATTCGGCAAAACAGCAGCCAGAATCAGCAGCACCGGTAAAGTCGAAAAAATCAGCAGTAAATAAATGCAGTGAAGAAAATACTGAAACCAACAATTACCATTAAATTACCATTCCGCCCATAAAATTATCGATTGATAAATGTGCCTTCCATATATGTGCCGTATTTCTTTAGAAAAAAAACTtattggaaaaagaaaaatgcgctTTATTGTTAAGAGATTAAAGAAATTGCTgagttgtgaaaaaaaaaggtctTCCAGTACACCGAGCAATAGAGAAAAACAAGAATAGAAGAAAGAGGGATAAAGGAAGACAGGCTGGCCATCCAGGTAAACGTCCGGTTTTGTACATTTCGCATGGGAAGGCGTATAATAAGAAGAGAAATAGGAAGCATTAACTGGTGCGCACATTCTGAGGATGCCCACCGCACCTGAACATAGCACAGCAGGCGCCTTAGCAGACGATAGTAATACAAGGGATGTAAAAACACACAATAAACTTCCCCCCAGTAATTTATTCCTGCTTCGACCGCACTGAAACGCTTCCATATGCAGTCCAATAATACAGTATTTTCCTCATGTTTTCAGCATCAGTCTTTACTAAATCGACATCAACTCTATATCCATGTGTGTGTTCCAACGGAGGTCTTGCATCTATAGGTATACCACGCAAAAAATTAATAAGAAGAGTAAAACAATGAAGGAGATAGTGCCAGTGAGCATAACGTCCTACTCTATTTAAACAATGCTTCTGAGTTTTTGACTGATATTCTGAGTTGGCCATTCTCATTTTAGCGCCCAAACTGAACTAAAGAACACAGAGAATTGGTGTGAAGGGCGAGGGTAAAACAACAGATAGCAACTCACCATGCCCTGAAGGACTAAAAAAAAGACAGAATTATGACAGGAGTCCTCGGCCGTTGTGAGGCACTCAACGTGGCAGGAGAGAAACAGAACAGATTACAGCATTAAATGAGTAACAAGAGGCAGGCGCCATTATGGGCGCCATTATCGCGTCATTATTGACATCTGCGAGTGCTccatcactttctcgacaaaaaaggcaatagcaaaGATCGACGCCATTGGACGCAGATCCACACTTAGCGTTTCGGACGATAGCATCACGATACCGCCGCGTGCGAGTGTGATGGTTCCGGTGAAGTCCGGCGAGCTACATACGAtgaagccattgtagaaggcaacatttctatgTTGCTGACCCAAGGTATTAGTGTACTACGAAGCCTTGTGATACTtcgtgatagccagacagcggtcctcgttaccaactttacctttgagcatcgggacatttttcgtggcactgccgtcgcctacGTCGAACCATCAATGGACATCGTCGAGTGCTTTGCTTCTCTGAAGTGGGCACAGACGACGGTTAACTCAGAAACATCGATGTAAACTCCGACCTTATGGATGACCATGGCCAAGgaacgcactgcaggaactcttgatCGAGTTCCGAGCGTGCTTCGCTCGGTCTACTAAAGTTGGTCAAACGCCTATCACGAAGCACCGCATAACGACATCCGACGACGCACGCACCATTAAACAACAGCCCTAGcgtgtctcgccgaaagaacgtgaggcaattcaagcccaagtcaaggagatgctagatgatggtgtcatGCAGCCTTCGCACAGTCCGTGGGCCTCCCCGGTCGTTCTCGTCAAGAaaaaaagacggaacgcttcgtttGTGTGTTGATTACAGACACCCCAACgatgttaccaagaaggacgtctacccgctaccacgtatcgatgactctttagacaggctgcggcgagctaagtatttttcgtctTTCGATCTAAAGAGCGGTTACTGG
This genomic stretch from Dermacentor silvarum isolate Dsil-2018 chromosome 2, BIME_Dsil_1.4, whole genome shotgun sequence harbors:
- the LOC125943073 gene encoding uncharacterized protein LOC125943073, with product MDHEAVEEVSVLGMPPEDIQQFPAAVVVTKSGFARDHQLAEDLKRYVAGRLASFKHLHGGIYFADALPANTLGKYRITALRELLQTLRRMDSEKVPVKDCIY